A single window of Onychomys torridus chromosome 8, mOncTor1.1, whole genome shotgun sequence DNA harbors:
- the Srrm2 gene encoding serine/arginine repetitive matrix protein 2 isoform X3: protein MYNGIGLPTPRGSGTNGYVQRNLSLVRGRRGERPDYKGEEELRRLEAALVKRPNPDILDHERKRRVELRCLELEEMMEEQGYEEQQIQEKVATFRLMLLEKDVNPGGKEETPGQRPMVTETHQLAELNEKKNERLRAAFGISDSYVDGSSFDPQRRAREAKQAAPEPPKPYSLVRETSSSRSPTPKQKKKKKKKDRGRRSESSSPRRERKKSSKKKKHRSESESKKRKHRSPTPKSKRKSKDKKRKRSRSTTPAPKSRRAHRSTSADSASSSDTSRSRSRSAAAKIHTTALSGQSPPLASGHQGEGDAPSSEPGATSIQQPSPDASTKQSSSPYEDKDKKEKSTVRPSPSPERSSTGPELPAPTPLLVEQHDDSPRPLAAIPSSQEPVNPSSGASPTRGCSPTKSPEKPPHSSSSESCPPSPQPTKVSRHASSSPESLKPTAAPGGRREISSSPTSKSRSHGRAKRDKSHSHTPSHRTGRSRSPATKRGRSRSRTPTKRGHSRSRSPQWRRSRSAQRWGKSRSPQRRGRSRSPQRPGWSRSRNTQRRGRSRSARRGRSHSRSPATRGRSRSRTPVRRGRSRSRTPARRRSRSRTPARRRSRSRTPARRGRSRSRTPARRRSRTRSPVRRRSRSRSPARRSGRSRSRTPARRGGRSRSRTPARRGRSRSRTPARRGGRSRSRTPARRGRSRSRTPARRRSRSRSLVRRGRSHSRTPQRRARSGSSSERKNKSRTSQRRSRSNSSPEVKKSHISSRRSRSLSSPRSKTKSLRRSLSGSSPCPKRKSQTPPRRSRSGSSPPKRKSKTPPRHSHSSPSPQPRVKSGTPPRSGSVTNTQVDEHSATPQRQSRSESSPDGEVKSRTPSRQSCSGSPPQVKSSTPPRQSPSRSSSPQPKIKTVISPRRSRSGSSSPSPTRVTSRTPQRQSRSVSPCCNVDSRLLPRHSRSRSSSPDTKMEQETPLRLSHSGSTSPYPKGMLQTPPEQNLCASKSPCPQEKSKDSPKESSGTFSLCPGVTLSTLPGESGFGSSFVQQKGQSQTWPDPKSDTSSPEVRHTHLESPSLQSKSQTSPKGSLSRSSSPVTELTLTSPVKQDKSELSTDPKVKSGMSPEQSKTKPDSNLYPSIESKSLLVQSRLEPSELKEKLGLIQEDVVASSLSRDKFSPIQDRPEFSTVLKDTPRVLSKERSGAGSPPGTRDQSSSLPNSCQDELMEVEKSEQTLSQVLPSSSPEHKEMPGSNIESSPEIEGPAVLSALDQSQAQVSSKAAEIPAVTSCWSGPQISPEHKELSHSPPGENSFESSLEFRNSGPISEGNAGFSPEVKEELNGPFLNQTETDPSLDMKEQSTRSSRRSSSELSPEVVEKVGIFSSQSVSSPVLETVHRTPSRERSSSASSPELKDGLPRTPSRRSRSGSSPGLRDGSGTPSRHSLSGSSPGIKDTPQTPSRGRSECDSSPEPKVLPQTPRARSHSPSSPELNNKSVTPQRERSGSESSVEQKTLARTSPGQRSRSGSSQELDGKPSTSPQERSESDSSPDSKPKTRTPLRQRSRSASSPEVDSKSRPSPRLSRSGSSPELKDKPRVLQRAQSGTDSSPEHKIPAPRALPRRSRSGSSSKDRGASPEGSSSSESSPEHPPKSRSARRDSRSSMEPKTKSRTPPRRRSSRSSPELTRKARVSHRSRSASSSPETRSRTPPRRRRSPSVSSPEPTEKSRSSRRRRSASSPRTKTTSRRGRSPSPKPRGLQRSRSRSRREKTRTTRRRDRSGSSQSTSRRRQRSRSRSRVTRRRRGGSGYHSRSPTRQESSRTSSRRRRGRSRTPLTSRKRSRSRTSPAPWKRSRSRASPATHRRSRSRTPLISRRRSRSRTSPVSRRRSRSVNRRRSRSRASPVSRRRSRSRTPPVTRRRSRSRTPTTRRRSRSRTPPVTRRRSRSRTPPVTRRRSRSRTSPITRRRSRSRTSPVTRRRSRSRTSPVTRRRSRSRTSPVTRRRSRSRTPPAIRRRSRSRTPLLPRKRSRSRSPLAIRRRSRSRTPRAARGKRSLTRSPPAIRRRSASGSSSDRSRSATPPATRNHSGSRTPPVALSSSRMSCFSRPSMSPTPLDRCRSPGMLEPLGSARTPMSVLQQTGGSMMDGPGPRIPDHPRTSVPENHAQSRIALALTAISLGTARPPPSMSAAGLAARMSQVPAPVPLMSLRTAPAANLASRIPAASAAAMNLASARTSAIPTSVNLADSRTPSAAAAMNLASPRTAVAPSAVNLADPRAPAATAVNLAGARTPAALAALSLTGSGTPPTAANYPSSSRTPQAPSPANLVGPRSAHGTAPVNIAGSRTPAALAPANLSSARMAPALSGANLTSPRVPLSAYERVSGRTSPLLLDRARSRTPPSAPSQSRMTSERAPSPASRMVQAPSQSLLPPAQDRPRSPVPSAFSDQSRSVAQTTPVAGSQSISSGTIVKSTSSASDHNGMLSGPAPGVSHAEGGEPPASTGAQQPSALAALQPAKERRSSSSSSSSSSSSSSSSSSSSSSSSSGSSSSDSEGSSLPAQPEVALKRVPSPAPAPKEAVREGRPQEPTPAKRKRRSSSSSSSSSSSSSSSSSSSSSSSSSSSSSSSSSSSSSSSSSSPSPAKPGPQALPKPASPKKPPPGERRSRSPRKPIDSLRDSRSLSYSPVERHQPSPQPSPRDQQSERVSWRGRGDSRSPGHKRRKETPSPRPNRHRSSRSP from the exons ATGTACAACGGGATCGGGCTGCCGACGCCCCGGGGCAGCGGCACCAACGGCTACGTCCAGCGCAACCTGTCCCTGGTGCGGGGCCGCCGTGGTGAGCGGCCTGACTACAAGGGAGAGGAGGAACTGCGGCGCCTGGAGGCTGCCCTGGTGAAGCGTCCTAATCCTGACATCCTGGACCACGAGCGCAAGCGGCGCGTGGAGCTGCGATGCCTCGAGCTGGAGGAGATGATGGAAGAGCAGGG GTACGAAGAACAGCAGATTCAAGAGAAAGTGGCGACCTTTCGACtcatgttgctggagaaggatGTGAACCCTGGGGGCAAGGAAGAAACCCCAGGGCAGAGGCCAAT GGTAACTGAGACCCATCAGTTGGCAGAACTGAATGAGAAGAAGAATGAGCGGCTCCGTGCTGCCTTTGGCATCAGTGATTCCTATGTGGATGGCAGTTCTTTCGATCCCCAGAGACGAGCTCGGGAAGCTAAACAAGCAGCTCCTGAGCCTCCCAAACCATACAG CCTTGTCCGAGAGACAAGCAGTTCTCGATCACCAACTCcaaagcaaaaaaagaagaaaaagaagaaagatagagGACG CAGGTCAGAGAGTAGTTCTCCTCGacgagagaggaagaagagctcaaagaagaagaaacacag GTCAGAATCTGAGTCCAAGAAACGGAAACACAG GTCTCCTACTCCAAAGAGCAAACGTAAATCAAAGGACAAGAAGAGGAAGCG GTCTCGAAGTACAACACCAGCACCTAAGAGCCGCCGAGCCCATCGGTCAACTTCTGctgactctgcttcttcctctgataCTTCTCGTAGTCG GTCTCGAAGTGCTGCTGCTAAAATTCATACAACAGCATTGAGTGGGCAAAGTCCTCCCCTTGCTTCAGGGCATCAAGGGGAGGGAGATGCACCTTCTAGTGAACCAGGTGCCACCAGCATACAGCAGCCTAGTCCAGACGCTTCTACAAAGCAGTCTAGCAGTCCATATGAAGACAAAGATAAGAAGGAG AAATCTACAGTTCGACCTAGTCCCTCTCCGGAAAGGAGCAGCACAGGGCCAGAACTACCTGCCCCTACTCCGCTCCTTGTTGAGCAACATGACGACTCCCCACGACCCCTTGCAGCTATCCCGTCCAGTCAGGAGCCAGTTAACCCCTCATCTGGGGCTTCCCCAACCCGGGGCTGTTCACCAACTAAGTCTCCTGAGAAACCTCCCCATTCATCTTCCTCAGAGAGCTGCCCACCATCCCCCCAGCCTACCAAAGTTTCTCGGCATGCCAGCTCCTCTCCTGAAAGTCTTAAACCCACAGCAGCTCCTGGGGGTCGCCGAGAGATTTCTTCTTCACCCACATCTAAGAGTCGTTCACATGGCCGAGCAAAGCGGGATAAATCTCATTCTCATACTCCATCTCACAGAACAGGGAGATCCCGTAGTCCTGCCACTAAGAGGGGACGATCTCGATCTAGAACCCCCACCAAGAGAGGTCATTCTAGGTCCCGGTCCCCTCAGTGGCGTAGGTCACGGTCTGCACAGAGGTGGGGAAAATCTAGAAGTCCCCAGAGGCGTGGCCGGTCTAGATCTCCTCAGAGGCCAGGGTGGTCCAGGAGTAGAAATACCCAGAGAAGAGGCAGGTCTAGGTCAGCAAGGCGAGGCAGGTCACACTCTAGATCTCCAGCCACTAGGGGCAGATCGCGTTCTAGAACACCAGTTAGAAGGGGTAGATCTCGTTCTAGAACACCTGCCAGGCGTAGATCACGGTCCAGAACACCTGCCAGGCGTAGGTCTCGGTCTAGAACACCAGCTCGGAGGGGCAGGTCTCGCTCAAGAACGCCTGCTAGGCGCAGATCTAGGACCCGATCACCAGTTCGAAGGAGGTCTCGAAGTAGATCTCCAGCTAGGAGAAGTGGCAGGTCACGGTCTAGAACACCAGCCAGGAGAGGTGGCCGGTCACGGTCTAGAACACCAGCCAGGAGAGGGAGGTCACGGTCTAGAACACCAGCCAGGAGAGGTGGCAGGTCACGGTCTAGAACACCAGCCAGGAGAGGGAGGTCACGGTCTAGAACACCAGCACGACGAAGATCTCGCAGCAGAAGTCTAGTTAGACGTGGAAGATCTCACTCTAGAACACCACAAAGAAGAGCACGATCTGGctcatcatcagagaggaagaacaaatcTAGAACATCTCAGAGGAGGAGCAGATCCAACTCAAGCCCAGAAGTGAAAAAATCTCACATTTCCTCAAGACGGAGCAGGTCTCTTTCTTCACCAAGatccaaaacaaaatctttgagGCGAAGCCTTTCAGGTTCTTCTCCGTGTCCTAAACGAAAGTCACAGACACCACCAAGGCGAAGCCGCTCTGGTTCTTCACCACCTAAACGGAAGTCAAAAACTCCACCAAGACACAGTCATTCAagtccatctcctcagcccagagTAAAATCTGGAACACCACCAAGATCAGGGTCTGTAACAAACACACAGGTGGATGAACACTCTGCAACACCACAAAGACAGAGCCGTTCTGAATCATCACCTGATGGTGAGGTGAAATCGAGGACCCCATCAAGACAAAGCTGCTCTGGGTCTCCTCCTCAAGTGAAATCTAGCACACCTCCAAGACAGAGCCCATCTAGATCGTCATCTCCACAACCCAAAATAAAGACGGTAATATCACCAAGACGAAGCCGTTCTGGCTCCTCTTCTCCAAGTCCTACTAGAGTGACATCTAGAACACCTCAGAGGCAAAGCAGATCAGTATCTCCCTGCTGCAATGTAGATTCTAGATTGTTGCCAAGACATAGCCGTTCTAGATCCTCCTCACCAGACACTAAAATGGAACAAGAAACACCGCTGAGACTCAGTCACTCTGGGTCTACATCGCCATACCCCAAAGGCATGCTCCAGACTCCTCCAGAGCAAAATCTCTGTGCATCAAAGTCACCCTGTCCCCAGGAGAAGTCTAAGGATTCACCAAAAGAAAGCTCTGGAACCTTTTCTCTTTGTCCAGGTGTAACACTTAGTACCTTGCCAGGAGAGAGCGGTTTTGGCTCCTCATTTGTGCAGCAGAAAGGACAATCTCAAACTTGGCCAGATCCCAAGTCTGATACTTCAAGTCCAGAAGTGAGGCACACTCACTTGGAGTCTCCATCGCTACAGAGCAAATCTCAAACATCTCCAAAAGGTAGCCTGTCCAGATCTTCATCTCCAGTCACTGAGCTGACACTCACATCACCAGTAAAACAAGATAAAAGTGAATTATCAACAGATCCAAAGGTGAAATCAGGAATGTCTCCTGAGCAGAGTAAGACTAAACCTGACTCTAATCTATATCCTTCAATAGAGTCTAAATCTCTTTTGGTACAGAGCAGATTGGAGCCTTCTGAATTAAAAGAGAAACTAGGTTTAATTCAAGAGGATGTTGTTGCATCATCTTTATCAAGAGATAAATTTAGTCCTATACAGGATAGGCCTGAGTTTTCCACAGTACTAAAAGATACACCTCGAGTACTATCAAAGGAAAGAAGTGGAGCTGGGTCACCTCCAGGCACAAGAGACCAAAGTAGTTCATTACCTAATTCATGCCAAGATGAATTAATGGAAGTAGAAAAATCTGAGCAAACTTTAAGCCAGGTACTACCCAGTTCATCTCCAGAACATAAAGAAATGCCTGGAAGTAACATTGAATCATCTCCTGAAATAGAAGGGCCTGCTGTATTGTCTGCTCTTGACCAAAGCCAGGCACAGGTCTCTTCAAAAGCAGCAGAAATCCCTGCAGTGACTTCATGTTGGAGTGGGCCACAAATTTCTCCAGAACATAAAGAACTATCTCATTCTCCCCCTGGGGAGAATAGCTTTGAGTCATCTTTAGAGTTTAGAAACTCAGGCCCCATTTCAGAAGGAAATGCTGGATTTTCTCCTGAAGTTAAAGAAGAATTGAATGGGCCATTCCTTAATCAAACAGAGACAGATCCATCTCTGGACATGAAAGAACAGTCAACGAGGTCCTCCAGGCGCAGTAGTTCTGAGTTATCCCCAGAAGTAGTGGAAAAGGTAGGAATATTTTCAAGTCAGAGTGTGTCTTCTCCTGTACTTGAGACTGTACACAGAACACCTTCAAGAGAAAGGAGTAGTTCTGCATCTTCTCCTGAACTGAAAGATGGTTTACCGAGAACCCCATCTAGGAGAAGCCGGTCTGGGTCTTCTCCAGGACTTAGAGATGGGTCTGGGACTCCTTCTAGGCATAGCCTATCTGGGTCGTCTCCTGGGATCAAAGATACACCTCAGACCCCATCCCGGGGACGAAGTGAATGTGACTCTTCCCCTGAACCAAAAGTGttgcctcagactcccagagcACGAAGTCATTCTCCATCATCCCCAGAGCTCAACAACAAGAGTGTCACCCCTCAGAGAGAAAGAAGTGGGTCAGAATCCTCAGTAGAACAGAAAACTCTGGCTAGAACCTCTCCTGGGCAAAGAAGTCGATCTGGGTCTTCCCAAGAGCTTGATGGGAAACCTAGCACATCCCCTCAGGAAAGAAGTGAATCGGACTCTTCTCCAGATTCTAAACCCAAGACTCGAACCCCTCTTAGACAGAGGAGTCGCTCTGCATCATCTCCAGAGGTTGACAGCAAATCTCGACCCTCACCCCGGCTCAGTAGGTCTGGCTCATCTCCTGAACTGAAAGATAAGCCAAGAGTGCTACAGAGAGCTCAGAGCGGTACTGATTCTTCTCCTGAACACAAAATACCTGCCCCTCGGGCCCTGCCAAGACGTAGTAGATCAGGTTCATCAAGCAAAGACAGGGGCGCTTCACCTGAAGGAAGCAGTAGTTCTGAGTCTTCTCCAGAACACCCACCCAAATCCAGAAGTGCTCGAAGAGACTCCAGGTCTTCAATGGAGCCAAAGACAAAGTCTCGTACACCACCTCGACGTCGGAGTTCTCGTTCATCTCCTGAGCTAACCAGGAAGGCTAGAGTGTCTCATAGAAGCcgctctgcctcctcctcaccAGAAACTCGCTCCAGAACTCCACCAAGACGTCGAAGAAGTCCTTCAGTATCTTCACCAGAGCCAACTGAAAAGTCAAGGTCTTCACGGAGGCGACGCTCAGCTTCATCACCCCGTACCAAGACAACTTCAAGGAGAGGCCGATCTCCTTCACCAAAACCTCGTGGACTCCAAAGATCCCGATCCCGCTCACGTAGAGAGAAAACCAGAACAACCCGACGACGAGATAggtctggatcatctcagtcaacATCACGAAGAAGACAGAGGAGCCGGTCTAGGTCTAGGGTCACTCGTAGACGGAGGGGTGGCTCTGGTTACCATTCAAGATCACCTACCAGACAAGAGAGTTCCCGAACCTCATCTCGACGCAGAAGAGGCCGGTCTCGTACACCTTTGACCAGTCGGAAGCGATCTCGATCACGAACATCACCGGCTCCATGGAAGCGCTCTAGATCTCGAGCCTCACCAGCTACTCATAGGCGATCGAGGTCCAGAACACCCCTTATCAGCCGACGTAGGTCCAGGTCTCGGACCTCACCTGTGAGTAGGAGAAGGTCAAGGTCAGTGAATAGGCGCAGATCTCGATCAAGAGCATCCCCAGTGAGTCGAAGGCGATCCAGGTCCAGAACACCACCAGTAACTCGACGTCGTTCAAGGTCCAGAACACCAACAACACGCCGTCGCTCTCGTTCTAGGACTCCTCCAGTGACTCGAAGAAGGTCCAGATCTAGGACTCCACCAGTAACCAGGAGGCGATCTCGAAGCAGAACTTCACCAATTACTCGAAgaagatcaagatccaggacatcACCAGTCACTCGGAGAAGATCTCGATCTCGTACATCTCCAGTTACCCGGAGGCGTTCCCGATCTCGTACCTCTCCAGTGACACGCCGCCGCTCCAGGTCCCGAACTCCTCCAGCTATTCGGAGACGCTCTAGGTCCCGGACACCACTGTTGCCACGCAAGCGCTCTCGAAGTCGCTCACCACTTGCTATCCGTCGCCGTTCTAGGTCTCGTACTCCTAGAGCAGCTCGAGGCAAGCGGTCCCTAACAAGATCTCCTCCAGCCATCCGTAGGCGGTCTGCATCTGGAAGTAGTTCTGATCGGTCACGttctgccactcctccagcaACAAGGAATCATTCTGGATCTCGCACACCTCCTGTAGCACTCAGTAGCTCTAGAATGAGCTGCTTCAGTCGTCCTAGCATGTCACCAACTCCTCTTGACCGATGTAGATCACCTGGAATGCTTGAACCCCTTGGCAGTGCTAGAACACCCATGTCTGTCCTACAGCAAACTGGTGGCTCAATGATGGATGGTCCAGGTCCCCGGATTCCTGATCACCCAAGAACATCTGTTCCAGAAAACCATGCTCAGTCTCGAATTGCACTTGCTCTGACAGCCATCAGTCTTGGCACTGCCCGGCCACCTCCATCTATGTCTGCTGCTGGCCTCGCAGCAAGAATGTCCCAGGTTCCAGCTCCTGTACCTCTAATGAGCCTCAGAACAGCCCCAGCTGCCAACCTTGCCAGCAGGATTCCAGCAGCATCTGCAGCAGCCATGAACCTTGCCAGTGCCAGGACATCTGCTATTCCAACATCAGTGAACCTTGCTGACTCAAGAACACCATCTGCAGCAGCAGCCATGAACTTAGCCAGCCCTAGAACAGCAGTGGCTCCTTCAGCTGTGAATCTTGCTGATCCTAGAGCCCCTGCAGCCACAGCTGTGAACCTAGCAGGAGCTAGAACACCAGCTGCGTTGGCAGCTTTGAGTCTCACAGGCTCTGGGACACCCCCAACTGCTGCAAATTATCCCTCCAGTTCCAGAACACCCCAGGCTCCTAGTCCCGCAAACCTGGTGGGTCCTCGATCTGCACATGGCACAGCTCCTGTGAATATTGCTGGCTCTAGAACCCCTGCAGCTTTGGCTCCCGCAAATCTCTCCAGTGCCAGGATGGCTCCAGCATTGTCTGGTGCAAATCTCACCAGTCCCAGGGTGCCCCTTTCTGCTTATGAGCGTGTCAGTGGCAGAACCTCACCTTTATTGCTTGACCGAGCTAGGTCCAGAACACCACCATCTGCCCCAAGCCAGTCTAGAATGACCTCTGAGCGGGCACCTTCTCCTGCTTCAAGAATGGTCCAGGCTCCTTCACAATCTCTTCTCCCTCCAGCACAGGATAGGCCTCGGTCCCCTGTGCCATCTGCTTTTTCAGACCAATCTCGTTCAGTTGCCCAGACCACTCCTGTAGCAGGGTCTCAGTCCATTTCATCTGGGACTATAGTAAAGTCCACATCCTCTGCTAGTGACCACAATGGCATGCTTTCCGGCCCTGCCCCTGGGGTGTCCCATGCTGAAGGTGGGGAACCGCCAGCCTCTACTGGGGCCCAGCAGCCTTCTGCATTGGCTGCTTTGCAACCAGCAAAGGAACGTCGGAGctcttcctcttcatcatcatcctctagctcatcatcatcatcatcttcatcctcctcctcctcctcttcctctggctccAGTTCTAGCGACTCTGAGGGCTCCAGCCTTCCTGCTCAACCTGAGGTGGCCCTGAAAAG GGtccccagccctgccccagcCCCAAAGGAGGCTGTTCGAGAAGGACGCCCTCAGGAGCCAACCCCAGCCAAACGGAAGAGGCGCTCTAGCAGCTCTagttccagctcctcctcctcctcttcttcctcctcttcctcctcctcctcctcttcttcctcctcctcttcct